The genomic window CAACTATTGATCAGTTTGACAAAACAGACTCTTCCACAACTACAAAGATTTTTAAAGGCTTCCAATTATGTAACCATTTTAACGGACTCTGATGGATGTATTTTGTATAGAGCGGGTAAAAGTTCCATTGTAAATGCAGCAGAGCGTATTTCCTTTAAAGAGGGAGTAACATGGATTGAGGAGGAAGTAGGTACAAATGCGATTGGGCTGGTAAAACGATGGCTAAAACCGATAAACGTTAATGGCTATGAGCATTTTGCTAGAGCCTCTCAGTCTTGGAACTGCTTTGCTGCTCCGATTCTCAATCAAAATCAAGAACTGTTAGGGGTGCTCAATATTTCAAGCATGACTCCTCCTAGTAATGTTCATTATGTATTATCATCTGTACAGTTAGCTGCCGACACCATTTCATTGGCTTGGCGAAAGAAGGTACAAGAAGATATTGAATGGTTATCAATAAATGACTTCTATTCAGATAGTCCTTCTATTATATGTTCATGGGATAAAACCATTTGTGCTTTATCGCCTCAACTTATTCCTAATTATCAAGGTTTGATAGGTTTATCGCTTACAGAAGTAGATAAAGGAGACTTAAACCTATCAAATACACTTATTCCCATCTTAAGAGAAAATAGAGTAATTGGTTATCGCATTCCAATTTCTGGGGAAAAAGAACAAACCTCAAATTTGAGATTTGATGGAGTCAAAGGAGTAAGTAAAAAATATCATAATCTGTTAGAAGAAGTAGAAAAAGTGGCTCCCACAGAAGCTCCTGTTCATATACTTGGTGAAACAGGTGTAGGAAAAGAATTAATTGCAGAGGCCATTCATCATAATAGTCATCGTCGGGCAGGTCCTATTGTTAAGGTAAATTGTGCTGCTATACCTGAACAGTTGTTAGAAAGTGAACTTTTTGGTTATGAACCAGGTGCCTTTACAGGAGCGAATAAAAAAGGCTTCAAAGGTAAGTTTGAACAAGCAGAAGGTGGTACTCTATTTCTTGATGAGATTGGCGATATTTCTCATTCGATGCAAAAAGCTTTATTGAGAGTTCTTCAGCAAAAAGAGTTAACGCGTTTAGGCGGTACAGAGGTAAGAAAGGTAAATGTCCGTCTCATTACAGCGGCCAATATCGATATAAGGGACTTAGTGAAACAAGGAAAAATGAGAGAAGACTTTTTTTATCGAATTTACGTGTATCCTATGACCATACCTCCATTACGCGAAAGAAAAGAAGATATAAAAAGTTTAATAGAAAGCTTTTTTCTGAAAGAACAATGGTTTCCGCGTTGGAGAGAAAGGTTAATCAGTATCTTTACCGAGGGCCAATGGCAGGGGAATGTCCGTGAATTACAAAACTCACTCGAACGATGCAAACTACTATATGAATATAAAGTTCCTACAGATGATGAATTGTTACAATTGACATCAACTTTGGGCGAAATATCATTAACAAATACTTATACAGAAGCGAATAACTTTAGAGAAGAAGTAGAAATCAACAAGATTAAAAACGCACTCATCAAAAATAACGGGCATGTATCCAATGCAGCAAAGGAATTACAAATATCGAGAGCCACTTTATATCGAAAAATGAAAAAATATGATTTGTAATCATAAAGATAGAATCGATGGACTTCTTTTTTCGATATATTTTCTAGAGCAACCACTTTTAGTGAGACAAAACGAGTCAACATGAGACGGAATGAAACAATTTGAGAATAATTGTTTCATTCCGTCTTTTTTTTCAATATAAAGGAGTTAGAAACTATATCAATGTAGCAATTTTGAAGTTGGCACGAAACTTGCATTTAAAGAAGTGTGTAGAAAAAATACACCAAAGAATGACGTAAGATAGGGGATGGGTTGAATGAAAGCATTAAGATGGCATAACGCAAAGGATTTAAGACTAGACAATATTGATGAACCGGCAGCAAAAAAAGGGGAAGTAAAAATTAAAGTGGAGTGGTGTGGAATTTGTGGAAGTGATTTACATGAATACACCGCAGGTCCTATTTTTATTCCAGCGGAAACACCACATCCATTAACGGGTGATAAAGCCCCTATTGTCATGGGACATGAGTTTTCTGGACAAGTGGTTGAAGTCGGTGAAGGGGTAACAAAGGTACAAGTGGGTGACCGAGTTGCAGTAGAACCAATTTATTCTTGTGGAAAATGCGAAGCTTGTAAACAAGGAAAATATAATCTTTGCTCAAAAATGGGATTCTATGGCCTTGCAGGAGGCGGAGGCGGATTTTCTGAATTCGCTTCAATCCCAGAACATATGATTCATAAGCTTCCGGAAAATGTATCTTATGAACAAGGGGCACTAGTGGAGCCATCAGCTGTTGCTCTTCATGCTGTTAAACAAAGTAAAGTCCAAGTCGGCGATAAAGTAGCTGTATTTGGAACGGGTCCGATCGGTTTATTGGTTATTGAAGCATTAAAAGCTGCGGGTGCAGCGGAAATTTATGCAGTTGAATTATCTGAACAACGCAGACAAAAAGCAGAAGAACTTGGGGCGATCGGGATTGACCCGAATAATGGTGACGTTGTAGAGCAAATCCACCAGTTTACAAATGGCGGAGTGCATGTTTCTTTTGAAGTGACTGGAGTACCAGTAGTTTTAACACAAGCCATTAACTCTACGAAATTCAATGGAGAAACGATGATTGTAAGTATTTTTGAGAAAGAAGCATCCATTCATCCTCAAAATATCGTTCTGAAGGAACGTACAGTAACGGGGATCATTGGATATCGTGATGTCTTCCCAGCTGTCATCAGTTTAATGGCACAAGGATACTTCCCTGCGGATAAACTTGTAACGAAACGTATCACTCTTGATGAAGTAATTGATGAAGGCTTTGAAGGACTGTTAAAAGAAAGAAACCATATAAAAATCTTAGTAAAAGCTGAATAATTGTTTGAGAAGATATTTATCTTCGAATTATATCTAGCTTTAAGATATAGGCTTCATGAGTCCTGCTTCAGGATAAAAAATACTCACGGTGCGGGAGCACTGTGAGTATTTCATTGAAACTTATGGACAGTTAATTTAAAAATGATCGACCAAGTTCTGAAAAATTCGCAGCTACTAATCTGTTGTGTAATCAATCTCAATTAAGTCCCAAGCAGTGACGATCCCAAGAGGTTTTTCATTTCTGAGTCCGTTTTCAGTGATGATAACCATTTCTAAATCTTTTTTCTCTTTATGATACTCTTCAAAGACATCTTCTATTTCAAATATCGTATAAGATTTTGGGGCAAAAGATATAGGGTGATCTATTTCTTCGCAAGTTAATATATCTCTTACTTTAATGTTCTCTAGATCTACAATATGATTTACCATATTTTTAGCTAGCCATTTAACAATAGCAGAATTACTTAAAAGACCAACACAATCTTTTCCTTCATAGATCGGGTACTGAGAATAGTTATGTTGATTCATTCCTAAGATTACATCCTGTATCGTATCTTCTACATCGTAAGAAATCGGCTTTTTTGTTGCAATAGTTAGAACGTAATTAGGGTTATTAAATAAATCTGATATTTGTTCTAAGCGTTTCACAACATTTTCATGGGGTTCAGCAATATAAAACCCTAGTTCTGTCTTTTCATGAACCATTGCATTACGAAGC from Bacillus sp. DTU_2020_1000418_1_SI_GHA_SEK_038 includes these protein-coding regions:
- a CDS encoding sigma-54-dependent Fis family transcriptional regulator; protein product: MTSAVVTKQTWMSFVQEGSIDERNLSYEILQSWQLCRQHNVNPYDGVATKILNREDFEKKIKENQLLISLTKQTLPQLQRFLKASNYVTILTDSDGCILYRAGKSSIVNAAERISFKEGVTWIEEEVGTNAIGLVKRWLKPINVNGYEHFARASQSWNCFAAPILNQNQELLGVLNISSMTPPSNVHYVLSSVQLAADTISLAWRKKVQEDIEWLSINDFYSDSPSIICSWDKTICALSPQLIPNYQGLIGLSLTEVDKGDLNLSNTLIPILRENRVIGYRIPISGEKEQTSNLRFDGVKGVSKKYHNLLEEVEKVAPTEAPVHILGETGVGKELIAEAIHHNSHRRAGPIVKVNCAAIPEQLLESELFGYEPGAFTGANKKGFKGKFEQAEGGTLFLDEIGDISHSMQKALLRVLQQKELTRLGGTEVRKVNVRLITAANIDIRDLVKQGKMREDFFYRIYVYPMTIPPLRERKEDIKSLIESFFLKEQWFPRWRERLISIFTEGQWQGNVRELQNSLERCKLLYEYKVPTDDELLQLTSTLGEISLTNTYTEANNFREEVEINKIKNALIKNNGHVSNAAKELQISRATLYRKMKKYDL
- a CDS encoding 2,3-butanediol dehydrogenase, whose amino-acid sequence is MKALRWHNAKDLRLDNIDEPAAKKGEVKIKVEWCGICGSDLHEYTAGPIFIPAETPHPLTGDKAPIVMGHEFSGQVVEVGEGVTKVQVGDRVAVEPIYSCGKCEACKQGKYNLCSKMGFYGLAGGGGGFSEFASIPEHMIHKLPENVSYEQGALVEPSAVALHAVKQSKVQVGDKVAVFGTGPIGLLVIEALKAAGAAEIYAVELSEQRRQKAEELGAIGIDPNNGDVVEQIHQFTNGGVHVSFEVTGVPVVLTQAINSTKFNGETMIVSIFEKEASIHPQNIVLKERTVTGIIGYRDVFPAVISLMAQGYFPADKLVTKRITLDEVIDEGFEGLLKERNHIKILVKAE
- a CDS encoding CBS domain-containing protein, with the protein product MMINTEKKLSERFEVAFNQIHGVLKKKVKAFTNSFTELVRIGSPHHQVINKYSDELLQYAKLRNAMVHEKTELGFYIAEPHENVVKRLEQISDLFNNPNYVLTIATKKPISYDVEDTIQDVILGMNQHNYSQYPIYEGKDCVGLLSNSAIVKWLAKNMVNHIVDLENIKVRDILTCEEIDHPISFAPKSYTIFEIEDVFEEYHKEKKDLEMVIITENGLRNEKPLGIVTAWDLIEIDYTTD